The following nucleotide sequence is from Rhizobium sp. EC-SD404.
GATCGAGGAGTTCTATAGGCGTGACTTTGAACAGTTTGGATATGCAGTGATCAGATAGATCTCCGCGATGGAATGTCCGGCCTATCGTTTCGGGGCACATCTAACTATTCCAAGAAGTATCAGAAGAACGTAAGCGGTGTTGTGCTGCCACGTTGGCTCAGCGTTGACGGTGACGTTGCCTCTGGGATTTAATCCGGATTGAAGTTCGTTCTGGCCAATAGAGGACCAGAGCATGAAACGTAGCCGCTTTTCGGACGAACAGATCATCGGCATTTGGAAGGAGCATGAGGCCGGTGTGTCGGTGGCCGACCTTTGTCGCAAGCACGGGGTGAGTGATGCCTCGATCTACAAATGGAAGGGCCAAGTTGGGCGGCATGGAGGTGCCGGAGGCGAAACGCCTGAAGGGCCTTGACGGCGAAAACGCGTGCCTGAAGCGGCTGCTGGCCGATGCGATGCTCGACAATGCCGCTCTGAAGGATCTACTGGGAAAGAAGTGGTGACGCCTGCAGCCAAGCGGAATGCTGTCGCCCACTTGAAGGGAGCCTTCGGGACGTGCGAACGGCGGACGTGTAAAGCCATCGATTGTTGCCGCATGACGGTTCGCTATGAGAGCGGCAGGCCGGATGATTACGAGTTGCGCCAGCGGATGAAGGCGATCGCGCAGGAGCGTCGCCGGTTCGGCTATCGACGCCTGCTCGTGATGCTCAGTGACGTGCTCCCCTGAATGTTCCCATTCATGGGCTAGCTCTGTTCACGTTGTGGTCCATTCCGGACCGGGTTGCAAACTCGTTCGGTGTGAGCCCATCAAGGCTCGTGTGGGGCCGGTGCAGGTTGTAGTCTATTCTCCATGTCTCGATGATCTCGCGTGCATGGCGGTAGCTTCGGAACAGGTGCTCGTTGAGGCACTCGTCCCTCAGCCTGCCGTTGAACGACTCCACGAAGCCATTTTGCATGGGTTGCCGGGTGCGATGTAGTGCCACTCGACGCCGCGATCCTGCTGCCAGGCCAGCATGGCGTTTGACGTCAGCTCCGTGCCGTTGTCGCTGACAATCATGCAGGGGTAGCCGCGCCGTTCGGCGATCGCATCCAGTTCACGAGCGACACGTTCGCCCGAGATCGAGTTGTCGACCACTGTCGCCAGGCACTCCCGGCTGAAGTCGTCGATCACGCACAGGATGCGGAAGCGACGGCCGTCGACCAACGCGTCCGACACGAAGTCGAGTGACCACCTCTGGTTTGCATTCTGCGGAATGGCCATCGGCGCTCTCGTGCCCAGAGCCCGTTTGCGCCCGCCACGTTTTCGGACCGTCAGGCGCTCTTCCTTGTAAATCCGGTAGAGCTTCTTCCAGTTCACCGCGACACCCTCCCGCTTCAACAGCAGGTGCAGGCGGCGGTAGCCGAACCGCCGTCGCTGCGATGACAGTTCCCGCAGACGTGCTCGCAAAGCATCATCGTCCGACCGGCTGGATATGTATCGGTAGACACGCGGCGCAATGCCGACCAGGGCACAGGCCCGCCGCTGCGAGTAATTCTTCTCTTCGACTGCCCAACTCACGGCATTTCTCCTTGAGCCGGGCGTCAGAAGTTTTTTGCCAGCATCTCGCGCAGCGTCGATACATCCATCATCGACTCTGCCAGAAGCTTCTTCAGGCGGGCATTCTCCTCCTCCAAAGCCTTCAGCCGTTTGGCCTCCGACACCTCCATGCCGCCATACTTCTTGCGCCACGTGTAGAAGGTCGCGTCCGAGATCCCGTGCTTGCGGCACAACTCACTGGCCGTCATGCCCGCCTGATGCTCCTTCAGAATGCCAATGATTTGTTCGTCCGAGAACCGTGATCGCTTCATTGCCCGTCTCCTTCGGTGAAGAACAGGCTAACCCAAAAGCGGCAACATCTCAGGGGAGCACGTCAAAAATGCCTTCATCGAGAGCTTCAACGGCCGCCTGCGCGATGAACTTTTCTATGAGACGCTGTTCAGCTCACTTGCCCAAGCCCGCGTATCGATCGCCATAGGGCGTGCCGATTACGACAGAGCCCGCCCGCGTTCACAGATCGGCTGGCAAACACCAGACGAGTACGCAACACGTTCAATCTGCGACGTCCGCTTGCACTTCGAACCACAAAGGGATCCGCGCCAGCGACCATTGCTTCACCCGCCCAGCAGGGTACATCGAACGCTGGAAACCAAATCAGAACTGGATAGAAACTGGGGGCAACGTCATGGAGTGCCCCCCGTTTCACCGGACAGTTCGGCTAGTTTGCTGTTGCTCGGATGAATTGCCTTGGGGAAGTCATCTTGAGCGCGGAGTGGGGATGGATCTCGTTATAATCCTCGATCAATCCGTCGATGAGCCGGAGCGCCGTGTTTAAGGTTTTGACGAAAGCCTCCGACATACCGTTCGATTGGGGGCTGGCGACTGGCGTGAAGCAAGGGGTCAGGTTGAGCGCTTGGGCGAACAGCCTGGTCTCTCGCGCCGTGTATGCGGAGCCGTTCTCGGATAGATGCTCGATCATTTGCGGGGCACGGGTCGCGCCGAAACGCTTTTCGACGGCTTCGAGCATCATGTCACGTACGTCCGAGCCGGATATCCCGGCATTGGCGACGGCCGTCCAGGCGATGATCTCGCGGTCGAAAGCGTCGATGATGAAAGCGAGACGGACGACCTCGCCGTTCCAGCAGGTGAACTCCAGCCCGTCGGAACACCAGCGCAGGTTCGAACGCATGACCACGACCTTGCCGTCATGAAAGCGGCCCTTGCGGACAGCGGTATGCTGTTCGAGCAGCATACCATTGTTGCGCATGATGCGGTGAACCCGCTTGGCGTTGACGACCGGCTAAACCGCAGCTCGCCGTTGGCGATTGAGGAGGACTGCGATCCGCCGATAGCCATAGGTTGGCCTTTGATCCGCCAAGTTCCGAATGGCGGGGAGAAGTTCGACATCTTCGGCTTTGCGATAGGGACCGCGTGGCTTCGATCTGCCCTCAAGCCGCTCGATGAGATTGGAACGGGAAACACCCAAGGTCTGTGCAATCGTCATCACCGGAAACCGTCCTTCGGCAACAATATCGGCCGCAATGCCTGTTTTTTGGGCCTGCTTTGGACAGGGCCTCGCGGAGAATCTCGACCTCCATCGTCTTGCGGCCGAGCATACGCTCAAGCTCGCGAACACGATCCTCCGGCTTTCTCACTTCCGAATTGCCGACCACCGGCTCGTCTGAATCCACGGCGGCCGACCCTCCCTCGCTCAGCAATCTGCGCCATCGATAAAAAAGGTTTGGCGCGACCCCGAAACGGCGGGCGGAGGTGATGACGTTGATCCGCTAAAACGACATCAGAACTCTTGGACATAGTCGTACTCATAGGCGAATGCCTATGCCTTATCGGCTATGCCAGCTGACCGGTCAAAATGGGGTGCGCTCCAGGGACCGAAGGCGCATACCTGGCTCTCGCAGATGCATGAGCGCAAGCCACCCAAGGGCGAACCACCGATATTCTCTCAAGCCGACTGGATCTTCGGGGTAGATCAGCTGGCCCCCGGTTGACGCGAGGCACGTATCGCCGCATGCTTTATGTCGGTCGCGCGGCGGAAGTTTATCTTGAAACGTCCCGCAATAGCAGGACAGCCTCCGCGAGTCGGCCTGGACCAAATCTTGGCGGCCACCTAAGTGCTACGTAGTCCGCGGCTAATCGAAAATAACTATGCACGTCGGGTTCACGCGCCTAAATCCGAGTTGGAGCGACAGTGCCAAACGGACAAAGTGATACAATATACGAGAGAAGCCATCTGACAACAGTCGCCGCGCCACGGTATGAATGTGAAGTAGAGCGCTTAAACACCCCTCAAAACGCAAATTTCAGTTGACCCGAGATCTTGTTACCCAACTATTGAAGGTTGAAGGTTGAAGGTCGAAGCGGCCGCGGTCCGGTATGAATTTGCCTTCCACAAGATCGCGGCCCTGATTTTTGTTTTATCGCAGAGCAGAAGTAGCAGAATGGTCCGAAACTTGAACCCTCGTGCCCGTTCGTCAAGCTCACAACGGCTAGACCGATTACTTAACTTTAATTACTCGTTGCAACAAAAGCCAGGAACATATCAGTGTGCGTAAGCTGAAAACTATATACATTCATATCGGAAGTCCCAAAGCGGCCTCGACGTCGCTGCAATATTTTATTTTTAGTAATGCGGCACGGCTTCGGGAACTCGGCTATGAAGTCGTCAATCAGAATTTGGACACTATTGGTCGCGGTGGCAACCCTCTCTGGTTAATTCAGTCACTGCTTGAGGACCCTCACGGCCAAGAAAAGCTGAAATCGAAGCTTGCTTCCGCTGTGGGCGATAAAATCGTGATCTCAGCGGAGAATTTAAGTATTGCGGCGGCAGCGGAGCTTTTTAGACCACTCGCCGTGGATTTTGAGTTTAAAGTGCTTTATATAATTCGCCGCCAAGATGACTGGATTTATTCAGCTTGGAAGCAATGGCAATCAAAAACAGCTAAAACACTTAACCATTATATTGATATTGCACTGCTTGAGCATACGCCAAATTATTGCGAGGTCTTCGAGGCCTGGGGCAGTGTTGCCGGAATGGATAACGTCCAAGTTCTGAGTTTGGATCTTTTGCCGGGAAAACTCGAATCAGTGGTTCTAGATTGGCTTGAATTACCCAGTAACGAGAGTCAATCTTTTGAAATCGCCGATAAAAGTCAAAACGAAAGTTTTGACTTTCGAATTCTAGACATACTCGCACGTCACGCCGGCGTCTACAGTAATCCCCACGATCGAAGAATTGAAGAATTTATAAGCGCAAGATCTAAACTTGCTACCAGCGTAAGATATAGATTATCTGATGCTCAGTCGACGCGCATTATGGATTCATTTCACGAAGACAACGTCAAATTGATAGGGGCGGAGGCGGCGATGAAGCTTCGCTCCTTGGTGAAAGCAAATAGAACAGTCGCGGAGACAGGTGATGTTATTCAGCAGCATGATTTCGCGATCGCATGTCTTTTCGAGGCGCTCGGCAATGTTTCGGAGGAGCTGTCCGATCTGCGCGCACGACTCAAGGCACTAGAAAGGAAATAGCCAATCAACCTCGGTTTAGTGGCAGACTTAGTTGATCTTTCGAAACGTGCGCTTTTCTACGTTGGAAGCCCCATCAATCGATCCCAAATGCAGCGGGGATCGCCCAGCGTTGCGCTGAAAATGCCTCATGGATCTGCCAGAGCAGACAGGCCAACGGGAGGTCCGCGCCGCGACCCATCGTCTGAGAGACTGACCTACAAAGAGTTGAGTGATGTCACTAGGCTGGTATTCTGTCGGATTTGCGAAGATTCGATGAGGAGCATGACGCCGTGGACTGAATATTACCCATCGTGACTAGCCAGCGAGGCCAGGCACTACGCAAGTGACCTAAGCGATGGAGAAAGGGCGGTGATCACGCCGCTCCTGCTTGGACCGAATCCGGTCGGCGCGCGCGTGGCCGACCTGTGCGAGGTGGCGAACGCGGTCCTCTACATGGCGTAGAGAGGTCGCTAGTGGCGCCTGTTGCCGAATGACTTCCAGCGCTTCATGACGGTGTAGAGCTACTTCTACGCCTGGCGAGTAACCCTCCGGCGTAGGCCGCCTCGTTTTGACGTAGGTGATCGCTGCCAGTGCTGCTGCAAACGCCAGGCGTAGTCCTATGACTAAACGTCGATTGGAAGTGATCACGTCGGTTGGAGCGTCGGCGACGCTGGACGCGGGAGGAGAAGAAACGTCTCATCGCGGCATCGTTCGAGCCCAGCGAGACGACGTCGGAGGTGGCTCGTTCGGCGGGCATTCATTCCAGCCAGCTCTTCCGCTGATGAAAGCGGCTGCGCCAGCGGACGGACGGACCCAGCCCGGCGCTGCTGCCGGTCGAAGTTGTGCCGGAGCCGCTGCCTCCGACACCTCCATACCGCCATACTTCTTGCGCCAAGTGTAGAAGGTCGCGTCCGAGATCCCGTGCTTGCGGCACAACTCACTGGCCGTCATGCCCGCCTGATGCTCCTTCAGAATGCCAATGATTTGTTCGTCCGAGAACCGTGATCGCTTCATTGCCCGTCTCCTTCGGTGAAGAACAGGCTAACCCAAAAGCGGCAACATCTCAGGGGAGCACGTCAAGGTCGCCGGAGGGCGGGGATGATCGAGATCGATCTTGGCGGTGAAGCGCATCGATGCCCTGTTCGACATTGAGCGGGTGATCAACGGCCGGACGGCCGANCCCGCCTGATGCTCCTTCAGAATGCCAATGATTTGTTCGTCCGAGAACCGTGATCGCTTCATTGCCCGTCTCCTTCGGTGAAGAACAGGCTAACCCAAAAGCGGCAACATCTCAGGGGAGCACGTCAAGGTCGCCGGAGGGCGGGGATGATCGAGATCGATCTTGGCGGTGAAGCGCATCGATGCCCTGTTCGACATTGAGCGGGTGATCAACGGCCGGACGGCCGAGGAGCGCCTTCAGCGCCGACGGACTTAAAGCCTGCCGCTCCTTGAGGCGTTCGAAAGCTGGATGCGTGTGGAACGGACCGGGCTGTCGCGTCATGCGTTGGTCGCGCAGGCTATGGGCTACATGCTCAAGCGCTGGAGTGGCTTCGCAGACTTTGTCCACGACGGACGTATCTGACCATTGGATGAATTTCGATCCGACTAAGGTACGACGGCTTATATGCTACAAAGTCTAACCGAGGCTTGCTCTGAGGTCCTCGAAGCACGCGCGACTTTGTACGCTAGATTTTGAGCTAGACCCAATTCACGATTACTCAACGTTTGACAGATGGCTGGATGGTCGTCTTGGGGCGAAGCGCGATCGTTAGGCACAGTCTTATGTGCAGAACACTAGTGGTCGAAAAATAATTGCCGCACCCGCTGGGGTAGGCCTGGATACGGAGGAAGTTGTCATGGCCGCGTTCAAACTCAATCTCGCCGATCTTGAATTCGCTCTGAAGCAGATCAAGATCGCCGAAGCAAATTCCACGGCTCACGCGGGAGGTAGTGCGGTCGATCTGAGGCAGGTCTACGTCGATCCGCTCGGTAATACGATGGACGTGGGCGGCGTGCCATACAGCCCGGCCACCCATCCCACCGTCGCGCTTCAGCTCGCCATCCCCGATCCGCACGTTCCGAACGGTCTACGCACGGTCGACGGTTCCTCCAATAGTCTGGTCGAAGGCCGCGAGACCTGGGGAGCCTCCAACCAGCCGATGCCGAGGCTTTTCGATCCAAACTACGTGAATGATACTGACGGCGATTCCATCGACGTCAACGGACCCGCACCTGGGGTATTGAACAACGGCAACTACGGCGTCCCGGGCGATGTCGCAGACGCCGATCCACGCACTATCTCCAATCTGATCGTCGACATCTCGATCAAGAATCCGGCGGCGATCATGGCCGCGCTGACCTTTGCCGGTTCCGAAGATCCGATAGCTGATCTGCAGGAAATCCTGGCGCGCAAGGTGACGCAGGCCGAGGCAGACGCACAACTGGCGACGGCGCAGACGGCTCTGACGACCGCCCAAAACGACCTGGATGACGCCGTCGCTGCCTATACGCCGGGCAACACTGGAAGCATGGACGCGATCCAGGCTGCAACGGTGGTGTTGTCGGAGGCAGAGGCCGCTTTGGCTGTGGCGGAAGATGTGGCGGCCGACCCTCAGGCGGCGATGATGGCACTCGCCGAAGAGAAGGGCATCACGTTCAACAACGGCTCGATCGACATTCCCAACGTCGCGCCG
It contains:
- a CDS encoding transposase, yielding MERRRRWTREEKKRLIAASFEPSETTSEVARSAGIHSSQLFR